In one Nitrososphaera sp. genomic region, the following are encoded:
- a CDS encoding SDR family oxidoreductase: MEDSRIALVTGGNRGIGLAIAKRLAANKIGVVIGSRDIRRGQEAAKAIKQEGEGDAVAFALDVTDQSSVDELNKLIRSNFSRLDILVNNAGILLDKSSLPSKTDLQVVRSTLETNLIGAWRLCKSFVPLMKKNRYGRIVNISSGAVAFSTMAESLYAPAYSLSKSALNALTIMLANELGGTNITVNAVCPGWVRTDMGGPNAPRSAEEGADTAVWLATLPDKGPTGGLYFDRSRIEW, translated from the coding sequence TTGGAAGATTCAAGAATCGCTCTGGTAACAGGCGGCAATAGGGGAATTGGGCTTGCAATAGCCAAGCGGCTCGCCGCGAACAAGATCGGCGTTGTAATCGGGTCAAGGGACATCCGCCGCGGGCAAGAGGCAGCAAAAGCAATCAAGCAGGAAGGTGAAGGGGACGCGGTTGCATTTGCTCTTGACGTAACGGACCAAAGTTCTGTCGATGAATTGAACAAGCTTATCCGCTCCAACTTTAGCAGGCTCGACATACTCGTAAATAATGCAGGGATTCTGCTAGACAAGAGCAGTCTGCCCAGCAAGACGGACCTGCAAGTTGTAAGGTCGACGCTTGAGACAAACCTGATAGGCGCATGGCGCCTGTGCAAATCCTTTGTCCCTCTCATGAAGAAAAACCGATATGGCAGGATAGTGAACATTTCTAGCGGCGCAGTGGCCTTTTCCACGATGGCCGAGAGCCTGTATGCTCCTGCCTACAGCCTGTCAAAGTCTGCCCTGAATGCGCTGACCATAATGCTTGCGAACGAACTAGGTGGAACTAACATAACGGTAAACGCCGTCTGCCCCGGGTGGGTGCGAACAGACATGGGAGGCCCAAATGCACCCCGGTCGGCCGAAGAAGGCGCCGACACGGCCGTATGGCTCGCGACATTGCCTGACAAAGGTCCGACCGGTGGCTTGTACTTTGACAGAAGCAGAATCGAGTGGTAG